The following proteins are co-located in the Vigna unguiculata cultivar IT97K-499-35 chromosome 9, ASM411807v1, whole genome shotgun sequence genome:
- the LOC114162260 gene encoding gibberellin-regulated protein 6-like codes for MAMAKFLCVLLLALLAISMITTQVMAKDAAYHLERSNNGAGRNYGPGSLKSSQCPSECTRRCSQTQYHKPCMFFCQKCCKTCLCVPPGYYGNKSVCPCYNNWKTKRGGPKCP; via the exons ATGGCCATGGCTAAGTTTCTCTGCGTTCTGCTTCTGGCTCTCCTTGCCATTTCCATGATCACAACTCAG GTTATGGCAAAAGATGCTGCTTATCACTTGGAACGA AGTAATAATGGAGCCGGGAGGAATTATGGACCTGGGAGTCTAAAGAGCTCAC AGTGCCCCTCTGAATGCACAAGAAGATGTAGCCAGACACAGTACCACAAGCCATGCATGTTCTTCTGTCAAAAGTGCTGCAAAACTTGCCTATGTGTTCCTCCTGGCTACTATGGGAACAAGTCTGTGTGCCCCTGCTACAACAACTGGAAGACCAAGCGTGGAGGACCCAAATGCCCTTGA